One window of the Shewanella litorisediminis genome contains the following:
- a CDS encoding ribbon-helix-helix protein, CopG family — translation MSLTDLKRKKPKQDRGKISVEDFIDDANNYAHGRPTLLDEEHKAARVKLGLDKSTAKVYRHATFSLTTKAIKQLDELAKQSGIAKSKLLRILIKEFHDKSAGEQDHILSRGEEDN, via the coding sequence ATGAGCTTAACTGACTTAAAGCGTAAAAAGCCCAAACAGGACCGCGGTAAAATTTCGGTGGAAGATTTCATCGATGATGCCAACAACTATGCACACGGACGGCCTACCCTTCTCGACGAGGAGCATAAAGCCGCACGTGTTAAGTTGGGGCTGGATAAATCCACTGCCAAGGTCTACCGACACGCCACCTTCAGCCTGACCACCAAAGCGATTAAGCAACTCGATGAGTTGGCTAAGCAATCAGGCATCGCCAAATCCAAGTTGCTTCGTATCCTTATTAAAGAATTCCACGACAAGAGTGCGGGTGAGCAAGACCACATACTCAGCCGCGGTGAAGAAGATAACTAG
- a CDS encoding sensor histidine kinase, whose translation MSLILLLTQQMCLYLVFVYLASKTPLFKVLTENAPRLPHKVIIYLIFSAFCIMATYFGEQTHGAIANTRAMGAVLGGLLGGPVTGFFVGLTGGLHRYSMGGFTDVACALSTTLEGLSAGLISLTLRRAGKTELIFHPLVAGFVTFYAEVMQMLIILLVAKPYDEAWALVRQIAPPMLLVNSMGSALFMSMLKDQKTMFDKLSSAFSTKALKIAERSVGLLSQGFNEKTSAQVARIVIEETNVGAVAITDRDKLLAFIGIGADHHIPGTPIASAITLEAIRDNKVMFADGVEAPYACSISSQCRLGSSLVIPLRSDTEVIGTIKLYEPKNKLFLNINRTLGEGIAKLLSNQILYGRVEQQKNLLTQTELKLLQAQVNPHFLFNALNTIGAIIRRDPDMARGLLQKLSQFLRINLKRSPEMVTLADELEHIDAYLGIEKARFIDRLSVNIAIPPELMHQKLPAFTLQPIIENAVKHGTSQLLSPGLIEVSGRQHEDMLVLEVTDNAGLYRPNPNSEGLGMNLVHKRIQNQFGEQYGVSVVCEPDTLTKVSICLPINADTLIETDNPGDMPR comes from the coding sequence ATGTCGCTTATTCTGCTGCTGACCCAGCAAATGTGTCTTTATTTGGTGTTTGTCTACCTCGCCAGTAAAACGCCTTTGTTTAAGGTGCTCACCGAAAACGCCCCCAGATTGCCGCACAAGGTCATCATCTATCTTATTTTTTCGGCCTTTTGCATCATGGCCACCTATTTTGGCGAACAAACCCACGGCGCCATTGCCAACACCCGTGCCATGGGTGCCGTGCTCGGAGGCCTCCTGGGCGGACCTGTTACCGGATTCTTCGTCGGCCTCACCGGTGGCCTGCACAGGTATAGCATGGGGGGCTTTACCGATGTTGCCTGCGCACTCTCGACAACCCTCGAAGGGTTATCGGCGGGACTTATCAGCCTGACACTGCGCCGCGCCGGCAAGACAGAACTGATTTTCCACCCGCTGGTGGCAGGCTTTGTGACCTTCTATGCCGAAGTCATGCAGATGCTCATTATCTTGCTGGTTGCCAAACCCTATGACGAAGCCTGGGCACTGGTGAGGCAAATCGCGCCGCCCATGCTGCTGGTAAACTCCATGGGGTCGGCACTCTTTATGAGCATGCTTAAAGATCAGAAAACCATGTTCGATAAGCTTTCTTCCGCCTTTTCCACCAAGGCACTGAAGATAGCCGAACGCAGTGTTGGACTCCTGTCCCAGGGATTCAACGAAAAAACCAGTGCCCAGGTTGCCCGTATCGTTATCGAAGAAACCAATGTTGGAGCCGTGGCCATTACCGACCGTGACAAACTGCTGGCCTTTATTGGGATTGGCGCCGATCACCATATACCGGGTACACCCATTGCCTCCGCGATTACACTCGAAGCCATCCGCGACAATAAGGTGATGTTTGCCGATGGGGTGGAAGCGCCCTATGCCTGCTCTATTTCATCCCAATGCCGCTTGGGCTCAAGCCTGGTTATCCCCCTTCGCAGTGATACAGAGGTGATTGGCACCATTAAGCTCTACGAACCTAAAAACAAACTGTTTTTAAACATCAACCGTACTCTCGGGGAAGGCATTGCCAAGCTCTTGTCCAACCAAATCCTCTATGGTCGGGTGGAACAACAAAAGAACCTGCTCACCCAAACCGAACTCAAACTGTTACAGGCCCAGGTAAACCCCCACTTCCTGTTCAATGCCCTCAATACCATAGGCGCCATCATTCGCCGCGACCCGGATATGGCCCGGGGGCTGCTGCAAAAACTGTCTCAGTTTTTGCGCATTAATCTGAAACGCAGCCCGGAAATGGTCACGCTCGCTGACGAGCTTGAGCATATCGACGCCTATCTTGGCATCGAAAAAGCCCGCTTTATCGATCGCCTCAGTGTAAATATCGCCATTCCACCCGAACTGATGCACCAGAAGCTGCCCGCCTTTACCCTGCAGCCGATTATCGAAAATGCGGTAAAACACGGCACGTCACAGCTGTTGTCGCCTGGATTAATTGAAGTCAGCGGCAGGCAGCACGAAGACATGCTGGTGTTGGAAGTCACCGACAATGCGGGGTTATACCGCCCCAATCCCAACAGCGAAGGCCTGGGGATGAATCTGGTGCATAAACGCATTCAAAACCAGTTTGGTGAACAATACGGCGTAAGTGTGGTGTGTGAGCCAGATACACTCACCAAGGTCAGTATTTGCCTGCCCATCAACGCCGATACGCTTATTGAAACCGACAATCCGGGAGATATGCCGAGATGA
- the btsR gene encoding two-component system response regulator BtsR — protein sequence MISCILVDDEPFAREALAELLAHHPDVNIVAQASNAIEAIQAINQHKPALLFLDIQMPRISGMELLAMLDKDNMPRVVFVTAFDEYAIKAFEHHAFDYLLKPIDEARLASTLGRVRKDLRPRDVSFLAPERLAHLPCFSGNRLKVVPIEEVEFVFSDVGGIHVSTANGRAHTQMTLKLLEEKTPLIYCHRQYLIAPAAIAEIVLLDGGAEVVTRSGARVPVSRRYLKELKSHFGFQ from the coding sequence ATGATCTCATGCATTCTGGTAGATGATGAACCCTTTGCCAGGGAAGCCCTTGCCGAGCTTCTGGCCCATCATCCCGATGTGAACATAGTGGCGCAAGCCAGCAATGCCATCGAAGCCATACAGGCGATAAACCAGCATAAACCGGCGCTGTTGTTTCTGGATATTCAGATGCCACGCATAAGCGGTATGGAACTCTTGGCAATGCTCGACAAAGACAATATGCCACGGGTGGTGTTTGTCACCGCCTTCGATGAATATGCCATCAAGGCATTTGAACACCACGCCTTTGATTACCTGCTCAAACCCATTGATGAAGCCCGGCTGGCAAGCACATTGGGCAGAGTCAGAAAGGACCTGCGGCCCCGGGATGTGTCTTTTTTAGCGCCTGAGCGCCTAGCTCACCTGCCCTGTTTCAGCGGCAATCGCCTGAAGGTAGTCCCCATAGAGGAGGTTGAATTTGTGTTCAGCGATGTCGGTGGTATTCACGTATCGACTGCCAATGGCAGGGCCCACACGCAAATGACACTTAAGCTGCTGGAAGAAAAGACCCCGCTGATTTATTGCCATCGTCAGTATCTGATAGCCCCGGCGGCCATCGCCGAAATCGTGCTGCTCGATGGCGGCGCGGAGGTGGTCACCCGCAGCGGCGCCAGAGTGCCCGTATCGCGCCGTTATCTGAAGGAGCTGAAATCCCACTTCGGCTTCCAATAA
- a CDS encoding NnrS family protein, whose amino-acid sequence MLNIHDPRKTESTPPLLRLGFRPFFLFGATLSILGVVLWVLALSGVIAFQPHGGAYWWHGHEMLFGFATAIIAGFLLTAVQNWTGVPGLSGNKLLALVLLWLAPRLTLPITALPLELVMALDLAFLPAVAIALGHSVAKVRQWRNLVFVPMMLLMACLNALSYLALTEGNPLLAQKALQGAALVVIMIVALLGGRVIPFFTERASSYQRKANLWYLDAGTFVSLLMLIAALVLDLTALQRPTAAVAAIIILIRWHRWGWRHTFSVPLLWSLHLSYLCIPVGLGIIALGLPFSAGFHALAAGGMGGMILAMMARVSLGHTGRLLEPPKAMVIGFVMVLLAVVLRVMAGLLPMAYLPLLVASALAWGLAFGIFIVKYGPMLTAPRADGRPG is encoded by the coding sequence ATGCTCAATATTCATGATCCCCGTAAGACCGAATCCACCCCACCACTGCTCAGACTGGGCTTTCGCCCCTTCTTTTTGTTCGGTGCCACACTCAGCATCCTGGGCGTTGTCCTCTGGGTGTTGGCACTATCGGGGGTTATCGCCTTTCAGCCCCATGGCGGTGCTTATTGGTGGCACGGCCATGAAATGCTCTTTGGCTTTGCAACTGCGATTATTGCCGGCTTTTTATTGACCGCAGTCCAAAATTGGACCGGTGTGCCCGGACTCAGCGGAAATAAGTTGTTGGCTTTGGTGTTGTTGTGGCTTGCACCCAGGCTCACACTGCCCATCACAGCGCTGCCGCTTGAGCTGGTGATGGCATTGGATCTTGCCTTTTTGCCTGCCGTTGCCATTGCATTGGGCCACAGTGTTGCCAAGGTCAGACAGTGGCGTAATCTGGTGTTTGTACCCATGATGCTGTTAATGGCCTGTCTCAATGCCCTTTCCTATCTGGCGCTCACCGAAGGCAATCCCCTGTTGGCGCAAAAGGCGCTTCAAGGTGCGGCTCTGGTGGTGATCATGATAGTGGCGCTCCTTGGTGGCAGGGTTATCCCCTTTTTCACTGAGCGTGCCAGCAGCTATCAGCGTAAGGCCAACCTTTGGTACCTCGATGCCGGTACCTTCGTCTCGCTATTAATGCTGATTGCAGCCCTGGTATTGGATCTAACAGCGCTCCAGCGACCCACCGCCGCAGTTGCAGCCATCATCATTTTAATTCGCTGGCATCGCTGGGGCTGGCGCCACACCTTTTCAGTACCACTGCTGTGGTCACTGCATCTCAGTTACCTGTGTATTCCAGTGGGGCTTGGCATCATAGCCCTTGGCCTGCCCTTTTCCGCCGGATTTCATGCACTGGCCGCCGGTGGCATGGGAGGAATGATTTTAGCCATGATGGCACGTGTCTCTTTAGGCCATACCGGCAGGTTACTCGAACCACCCAAGGCCATGGTGATTGGTTTTGTGATGGTCCTGCTCGCGGTTGTACTCAGGGTGATGGCCGGGCTCCTTCCAATGGCCTATCTGCCGCTGCTGGTCGCCTCAGCTCTCGCCTGGGGATTGGCATTTGGTATTTTTATCGTCAAATACGGCCCTATGCTGACCGCCCCCAGAGCTGATGGACGCCCGGGTTAA
- a CDS encoding phosphate-starvation-inducible protein PsiE produces the protein MNLYRQYGSKLLKFTENLVLIIIAVATVAAIGQEIAHILEMGKVQLADLLLLFIYLEVLAMVANYAESGKLPVRMPLYIAIVALARYLILDMKSMDDWRILAISLSTVVLAATVIVIRWGQLKMPYPKNQEYDN, from the coding sequence ATGAATCTGTACCGCCAATATGGTTCAAAGCTTTTGAAATTCACCGAAAATCTGGTGCTGATTATCATAGCTGTCGCCACGGTTGCGGCCATTGGGCAGGAAATCGCACACATCCTCGAAATGGGGAAAGTACAATTGGCAGACTTGCTGCTGTTGTTCATTTATCTGGAAGTGCTGGCCATGGTGGCCAACTACGCCGAATCAGGCAAATTGCCAGTACGTATGCCACTTTATATCGCCATAGTCGCGCTGGCGCGTTACCTCATCCTCGATATGAAGAGCATGGATGACTGGCGGATTTTGGCGATCTCCCTCTCCACTGTGGTACTGGCAGCAACCGTGATAGTCATCCGCTGGGGGCAGCTGAAAATGCCTTACCCCAAGAATCAGGAATACGACAACTGA
- a CDS encoding AAA family ATPase yields the protein MILLVGGEKGGSGKSCLAQNIAVHITQKFDANVLMVDCDPQRTTSDWIQARNNDPSLPQINCIQLYGKIRNDLLSLNERFDYVIVDCGGQDNLAMRAAMSVATYVVVPLRPKRRDLKTLPHMEDMLSTCKMVNPKMVATVVLTQCPALPTQAKRIIEAKEVVTSFGLRVLDSVTFSRNIYDDSEEKGSSVIEIEPDGKAAEEIRAIADELLAIPPENSYELN from the coding sequence ATGATTTTGCTGGTTGGTGGTGAAAAAGGCGGCAGTGGCAAGAGTTGCCTGGCGCAGAATATTGCAGTGCATATCACCCAAAAATTCGATGCCAACGTGCTCATGGTGGACTGTGACCCCCAGCGAACAACCTCTGATTGGATCCAGGCCCGTAATAACGATCCCAGTCTGCCGCAGATAAATTGCATCCAGTTGTACGGCAAAATCCGTAACGATCTCTTGAGTCTGAATGAGCGTTTCGACTACGTGATTGTCGACTGTGGTGGTCAGGATAACCTCGCCATGCGTGCCGCCATGTCGGTGGCAACCTATGTGGTTGTGCCGCTGAGGCCAAAACGGCGCGATCTCAAGACGCTGCCGCACATGGAAGATATGCTCAGCACCTGTAAAATGGTGAACCCCAAGATGGTTGCCACAGTGGTACTGACCCAGTGTCCTGCTTTGCCAACCCAGGCCAAACGCATTATTGAAGCCAAGGAAGTTGTCACATCCTTTGGATTGCGGGTGCTGGATTCTGTCACCTTCAGCCGCAACATCTATGATGACAGTGAGGAAAAAGGATCCTCGGTCATCGAAATCGAGCCCGATGGCAAAGCCGCCGAAGAAATTCGCGCCATTGCCGATGAACTCTTGGCCATACCACCAGAAAATTCCTATGAGCTTAACTGA
- a CDS encoding YecH family metal-binding protein, with product MTQSVHGHQVMALMLAHGKPLTQDALVALIAQTFGDDARFHTCSAQGLTSEELVTLLKRKGKFIDTAQGLVTEQALICEH from the coding sequence ATGACCCAATCAGTTCACGGCCATCAAGTGATGGCTTTGATGTTAGCCCACGGTAAACCCCTGACTCAAGATGCACTTGTTGCCTTGATTGCTCAAACCTTTGGTGATGACGCCAGGTTTCATACCTGCAGTGCACAGGGGTTAACGTCGGAGGAATTAGTCACATTGCTCAAGCGGAAGGGGAAATTCATAGATACAGCACAGGGCCTGGTGACAGAACAAGCCCTGATTTGTGAGCACTAG
- a CDS encoding PilZ domain-containing protein — protein sequence MDDNPKDYEERRRSLRVDLEAERVLLSWVDKDGIERTDDGICIDLSRRGLLFEYRQPFALGELVEVTFNYGTDKQNSVQGQICRCKESKAQSYHIAMQLI from the coding sequence ATGGATGACAATCCAAAAGATTACGAAGAAAGACGCAGATCACTCAGGGTAGATTTGGAAGCCGAACGGGTGCTGCTGAGCTGGGTAGACAAAGACGGTATTGAGCGAACCGATGATGGCATCTGTATTGACCTGTCAAGACGAGGCCTGTTATTTGAGTATCGTCAGCCTTTTGCGTTGGGTGAGCTGGTTGAAGTGACCTTCAATTACGGTACAGATAAACAGAATAGCGTTCAGGGGCAGATTTGCCGCTGCAAAGAGAGCAAAGCACAGAGTTATCATATTGCTATGCAATTGATTTAA